A part of Flavobacteriaceae bacterium GSB9 genomic DNA contains:
- a CDS encoding CPXCG motif-containing cysteine-rich protein, whose translation MIEHYFTCPHCWQNISMLLDNTISGQKYIEDCEVCCNPIQVTLRFSGAELEHFQADSIEQ comes from the coding sequence GTGATAGAACATTATTTTACTTGTCCCCATTGTTGGCAAAACATTTCAATGCTATTGGACAACACTATTTCGGGCCAAAAGTACATTGAAGATTGCGAGGTTTGTTGTAATCCCATTCAAGTTACGCTTCGGTTTTCTGGTGCCGAATTAGAACATTTTCAAGCAGATAGTATAGAACAGTAA